One stretch of Flavobacterium sp. 9 DNA includes these proteins:
- a CDS encoding tetratricopeptide repeat protein — MNVTDYTYLMNKPDAITEKQTDALGGVLNEFPYFQSARALRLKGLYDQNSFKYNYALKVTAAHTCDRSVLFDFITSETFTSIQSEYYDQKLKHLLNITVFDSEIISAEQSKKTPEVRIDPIEKSILNSIKEATSVTFEKPVIIEEPTLDSFKEVTTTFEEPIKTAEPIIESISEQAILDSFKDVSTLTFEKAIKTEEPKIELIDEQAILDSFKEVPNITFEEPVKTEEPIVEAISEQAILDSFKEVTTTFEESTETEEPKIDSIIEQPVLTSNIEETNITFEESAETDEPKIDFIVEQAVLTSDIEETNITLEEPAKIEEQKVESIIEQPVKIATSTFFDETVDDEIPEVQIDPIEESVLNSTTEASPTVFEKAAEIEEPKEIEIPETVKNAEENLEIGKPLDFSVNEKHSFQEWLQLAKTEPIDRTEETQEKVTPQEEEKKTEEPTEIKADDEELDEEKKKKAEIIDKFIETNPKISPIKQTAITPAVQFNINQEDNSYLMTETLARVYLEQKKYTKAIQAYEILILKYPEKISFFADRISDIKILQQNNNNN, encoded by the coding sequence ATGAACGTAACTGATTATACTTACTTAATGAACAAACCCGATGCTATTACAGAAAAGCAAACGGATGCATTAGGAGGTGTCTTGAATGAATTTCCGTATTTTCAAAGTGCACGTGCATTGCGATTAAAAGGACTTTATGATCAAAACAGCTTTAAGTATAATTATGCTCTAAAAGTAACAGCGGCTCATACTTGTGATCGTTCGGTTTTGTTTGATTTTATAACATCAGAAACATTTACTTCTATACAAAGTGAATATTACGACCAAAAGCTGAAACATCTTTTGAATATTACTGTTTTTGACAGTGAAATAATCTCGGCTGAACAAAGCAAAAAAACCCCGGAAGTACGAATTGATCCAATTGAAAAATCAATTTTAAATTCTATTAAAGAAGCTACATCTGTTACTTTTGAAAAACCCGTAATCATTGAGGAGCCAACTTTAGATTCTTTTAAAGAAGTAACAACAACTTTTGAAGAACCTATAAAAACAGCAGAACCTATAATTGAATCTATTAGCGAGCAAGCAATTTTGGACTCTTTTAAAGACGTTTCAACCCTAACTTTTGAAAAAGCTATTAAAACAGAAGAACCTAAAATTGAGCTGATTGATGAGCAAGCAATTCTAGATTCTTTTAAAGAAGTTCCAAACATAACATTTGAAGAACCTGTAAAAACAGAGGAACCTATAGTTGAAGCAATTAGCGAGCAAGCAATTTTAGATTCTTTTAAAGAAGTTACAACAACTTTTGAAGAATCTACAGAAACTGAAGAACCTAAAATTGACTCTATAATTGAGCAACCTGTTTTAACTTCTAATATAGAAGAAACAAACATAACTTTTGAAGAATCTGCAGAAACTGACGAACCAAAAATTGACTTTATAGTTGAGCAAGCTGTTTTAACTTCTGATATAGAAGAAACAAACATAACTCTTGAAGAACCTGCAAAAATCGAGGAACAAAAAGTTGAGTCTATTATCGAACAGCCTGTTAAAATAGCAACTTCGACCTTTTTTGACGAAACAGTTGATGATGAAATTCCAGAAGTACAAATTGATCCAATTGAAGAATCAGTTTTAAATTCTACCACAGAAGCTTCACCTACAGTTTTTGAAAAAGCAGCAGAAATTGAAGAACCTAAAGAAATTGAAATTCCAGAAACTGTAAAAAATGCAGAAGAGAATCTGGAAATAGGAAAACCGTTGGATTTTTCGGTTAATGAAAAACACTCTTTTCAGGAATGGCTGCAATTAGCAAAAACTGAGCCTATTGACAGAACAGAAGAAACTCAGGAAAAAGTAACTCCACAAGAAGAAGAAAAAAAAACGGAAGAGCCAACTGAAATAAAAGCTGACGACGAAGAACTGGACGAAGAGAAGAAGAAAAAGGCAGAAATAATCGATAAATTCATTGAAACGAACCCGAAAATTTCGCCTATAAAGCAAACTGCAATAACTCCGGCAGTACAATTCAACATAAATCAAGAGGATAATTCGTATCTAATGACAGAGACTTTGGCGAGAGTTTATCTGGAACAAAAAAAATATACAAAAGCAATACAAGCATATGAAATATTAATTTTGAAATATCCAGAAAAAATTAGTTTCTTTGCAGACCGTATTTCGGATATAAAGATTTTACAACAAAATAACAATAATAATTAA
- a CDS encoding LptE family protein, with translation MKNLKYLLILLIATTFSGCNVYNFTGTGKIDAKTFQVNFFQNNADLVEPGIDRQFTLALQDLIMGQTNLNLVSNGGDLVYEGEIVDYRTTPMTATAVTSGGDVGAAQNRLTIRVQVRFTNKKKETDDFEKSFEFYYDFPGSGLPTGAILNEALKVIFERITQDIFNESLAKW, from the coding sequence ATGAAAAACTTAAAATATCTTCTAATTCTATTAATAGCAACAACTTTTAGCGGTTGCAACGTTTATAATTTTACAGGAACAGGAAAAATTGACGCCAAAACTTTTCAGGTTAATTTTTTTCAAAATAATGCTGATTTAGTTGAGCCTGGAATCGACAGACAATTTACACTTGCTCTTCAGGATTTAATTATGGGGCAAACTAACTTAAACTTAGTTAGTAACGGCGGCGATTTAGTTTATGAAGGAGAAATTGTAGATTACAGAACAACTCCTATGACTGCAACCGCTGTGACATCAGGTGGTGATGTAGGAGCAGCACAAAACCGTTTAACAATTAGAGTACAAGTTAGATTTACCAATAAAAAGAAAGAGACTGATGATTTTGAAAAGTCATTTGAATTTTACTATGACTTTCCTGGATCAGGTTTACCTACAGGAGCAATTTTAAATGAAGCGCTAAAAGTTATTTTTGAAAGAATTACTCAGGATATCTTTAATGAGTCACTTGCAAAATGGTAA
- a CDS encoding sigma-54-dependent Fis family transcriptional regulator — protein sequence METVQAIKQRFEIIGNDPKLNRAIEKAIQVAPTDISVMVTGESGVGKENIPRIIHSLSHRKHGKYIAVNCGAIPEGTIDSELFGHEKGAFTGATSTREGYFEVADGGTIFLDEVGELPLTTQVRLLRVLENGEFIKVGSSQVQKTNVRIVAATNVNLFNAIEKGKFREDLYYRLTTVEITLPPLRERNEDIHLLFRKFVADFAHKYKMPPLKLDDDAVQLLQKFRWNGNIRQLRNVAEQISVLETNRDISLATLQSYLPSNEGSNLPSVISDKKKDSDFSTERDILYKVLFDMKSDLNDLKKLTLELMKNGTSKVQDINPNLIQKIYGSQENESEIDFEEEPRTAVMTPTAREENYQMQDDNYLFAETIEEEEVLRLEQKEIEMIKKSLEKNKGKRKAAADELGISERTLYRKIKQFDL from the coding sequence ATGGAAACAGTTCAAGCAATTAAACAGCGATTTGAAATTATTGGAAATGATCCTAAGTTAAATCGTGCCATCGAAAAAGCGATTCAGGTTGCTCCTACTGATATATCAGTAATGGTAACTGGAGAAAGTGGTGTTGGTAAAGAAAATATTCCAAGAATAATACATTCGCTTTCGCATAGAAAGCACGGTAAATATATTGCTGTAAACTGTGGAGCAATTCCTGAAGGAACTATTGATAGTGAACTTTTTGGTCACGAGAAAGGTGCTTTTACAGGCGCAACAAGTACGCGTGAAGGTTATTTTGAAGTAGCAGATGGCGGAACTATTTTCCTTGACGAAGTTGGTGAATTACCGTTAACAACTCAGGTTCGCTTACTTCGTGTTCTTGAAAATGGTGAGTTTATAAAAGTAGGTTCTTCTCAGGTTCAGAAAACAAATGTTAGAATCGTAGCGGCAACAAACGTGAATTTATTCAATGCTATTGAAAAAGGAAAATTCCGTGAAGATTTGTATTATCGTTTAACAACTGTCGAAATTACTTTACCGCCTTTACGCGAAAGAAACGAAGACATTCATTTGTTATTCAGAAAGTTTGTTGCAGATTTTGCACACAAATATAAAATGCCTCCGTTGAAATTAGACGATGATGCTGTTCAGCTTTTGCAAAAATTCAGATGGAATGGTAACATTCGTCAGCTGCGAAATGTAGCGGAACAAATCTCGGTTCTGGAAACCAATCGCGATATTTCTTTGGCAACTTTACAATCTTATCTTCCTAGTAATGAAGGAAGCAATTTGCCTTCTGTAATTAGTGACAAGAAAAAAGACAGCGATTTTAGCACTGAAAGAGATATTTTGTACAAAGTGCTTTTTGATATGAAAAGTGATCTGAATGATTTGAAAAAACTCACTTTGGAATTGATGAAAAACGGAACATCAAAAGTGCAGGATATCAATCCGAATCTGATTCAGAAAATATATGGTTCTCAGGAAAACGAAAGCGAAATAGATTTTGAAGAAGAACCAAGAACGGCTGTAATGACACCAACAGCACGTGAAGAAAATTATCAAATGCAAGATGATAATTATTTGTTTGCCGAAACAATTGAGGAAGAAGAAGTTTTGCGTTTAGAACAAAAAGAAATCGAAATGATCAAAAAATCATTAGAGAAAAATAAAGGTAAACGAAAAGCCGCTGCAGACGAATTAGGCATTTCTGAACGAACTTTATATAGAAAAATTAAACAATTTGATTTGTAG
- a CDS encoding YcxB family protein: MEKEIIIEYKPNTDTLVKVSKYLLLRMRFVKFIIFIFFFVLLQNIALSATQSVTNIKWDFFDLLPFGMVILVWITVYFLTMYSIKKNILKNKKNLESQKITITKDSFTQEAESFKIENFWKESFQIKETKDWFLIYLNKTSALPIIKEDLKENQYNELKQLFNSIDIKKSLKS, translated from the coding sequence ATGGAAAAAGAAATCATTATTGAATACAAGCCTAATACAGACACATTAGTTAAAGTTTCTAAATATCTGCTTTTGAGAATGCGTTTTGTGAAATTTATTATTTTTATTTTCTTTTTTGTCCTTTTGCAAAACATAGCTTTATCAGCTACACAATCTGTGACTAATATAAAATGGGACTTTTTTGATCTTTTACCTTTTGGAATGGTAATTCTTGTATGGATTACTGTATACTTTTTAACAATGTACAGCATCAAAAAGAATATTCTTAAAAATAAAAAAAACTTAGAATCTCAAAAAATAACTATTACAAAAGATTCGTTTACCCAAGAGGCTGAAAGTTTTAAAATCGAAAATTTTTGGAAAGAATCTTTTCAAATTAAAGAAACCAAAGATTGGTTTTTGATCTATTTAAATAAAACTTCTGCTTTACCAATTATTAAAGAAGATCTTAAAGAGAATCAATATAACGAATTAAAACAGCTTTTTAATTCGATCGATATAAAAAAGAGTTTAAAAAGTTAA
- the miaB gene encoding tRNA (N6-isopentenyl adenosine(37)-C2)-methylthiotransferase MiaB, producing the protein MEKIIEESKQGESLVLENKPENTKKLFIESYGCAMNFSDSEVVASILSINGYNTTQTLEDADLVLVNTCSIRDKAEQTIRKRLEKYNAVKRINPKMKVGVLGCMAERLKSQFLEEEKIVDLVVGPDAYKDLPNLLAEVEEGRDAINVILSKEETYGDISPVRLMSNGITALVSITRGCDNMCTFCVVPFTRGRERSREPQSIMKEIQDLWDKGFKEITLLGQNVDSYLWYGGGLKKDFVNATEMQKATAVDFDQLLEMVAVGFPKMRIRFSTSNPQDMHESILHVIAKYPNICKHIHLPVQSGSDRILKEMNRLHTREEYMTLIDKIKAIIPNASISQDMIAGFPTETEQDHQDTMSLMEYVKYNFGYMYSYSERPGTLAGRKMEDDVPEETKARRLQEIVDLQQKHAWFRSEEFVGQIVEVLVEKVSKKSTEEFSGRNSQSITVVFPKENYKIGDFVNVKITSCTSGTLKGEAVGYSEMN; encoded by the coding sequence ATGGAAAAGATTATTGAGGAAAGCAAACAGGGCGAAAGTCTTGTTTTGGAGAATAAACCTGAGAATACTAAAAAACTTTTTATAGAAAGTTACGGTTGTGCGATGAATTTTTCGGACAGTGAAGTCGTAGCTTCCATCTTATCAATAAACGGATATAATACTACTCAAACTCTTGAAGACGCTGATTTAGTTCTGGTAAATACCTGCTCGATTCGAGATAAGGCGGAGCAAACTATTCGTAAACGTCTGGAGAAATATAATGCGGTAAAACGTATTAACCCAAAGATGAAAGTGGGCGTTTTGGGCTGTATGGCTGAGCGTTTGAAAAGTCAGTTTCTAGAGGAAGAAAAAATAGTAGATCTTGTTGTGGGACCTGATGCTTACAAGGATTTGCCAAATTTATTGGCGGAAGTTGAAGAAGGACGCGACGCTATTAATGTTATTTTATCGAAAGAGGAAACTTACGGAGATATTTCGCCTGTTCGTTTGATGAGTAACGGAATTACGGCGCTGGTTTCGATCACTCGTGGTTGCGATAATATGTGTACATTTTGCGTTGTACCTTTTACTCGTGGTCGTGAGCGTAGTCGTGAGCCTCAAAGTATTATGAAGGAAATCCAGGATTTATGGGACAAAGGTTTTAAGGAAATTACGCTTTTAGGTCAAAACGTTGATAGTTACCTTTGGTACGGCGGCGGTTTGAAAAAAGATTTCGTAAATGCTACTGAAATGCAAAAAGCCACAGCGGTTGATTTTGATCAATTGCTTGAAATGGTTGCTGTTGGTTTCCCAAAAATGCGTATTAGATTTTCGACTTCGAATCCGCAGGATATGCACGAAAGCATCTTGCATGTTATTGCAAAATATCCAAATATCTGTAAACATATTCACTTGCCTGTTCAGTCTGGAAGTGACCGAATTCTAAAAGAAATGAATCGTTTGCATACTCGTGAAGAATACATGACTTTGATTGATAAAATTAAAGCTATTATTCCGAATGCTTCGATTTCGCAAGATATGATTGCCGGTTTCCCAACAGAAACGGAGCAAGATCACCAAGATACAATGAGCTTGATGGAATATGTGAAATATAATTTTGGTTATATGTATTCGTATTCTGAACGCCCGGGAACTTTGGCAGGAAGAAAAATGGAAGATGATGTTCCGGAAGAAACGAAAGCCAGAAGATTGCAGGAAATTGTCGATTTGCAACAAAAACATGCTTGGTTCCGCAGTGAAGAATTCGTGGGACAAATTGTTGAAGTTTTAGTCGAAAAAGTATCTAAGAAATCAACTGAAGAATTCTCAGGAAGAAATTCTCAAAGTATTACGGTAGTTTTCCCTAAAGAGAATTATAAAATTGGAGATTTCGTAAACGTAAAAATTACAAGTTGTACTTCTGGAACCTTAAAAGGTGAAGCAGTTGGATATTCTGAAATGAATTAG
- the topA gene encoding type I DNA topoisomerase, which translates to MAKNLVIVESPAKAKTIEKFLGSDFQVESSYGHIADLPSKEIGVDVENGFKPKYEVSPDKKALVSKLKTLSKNAEMVWLASDEDREGEAISWHLAEELKLDTKKTKRIVFHEITKSAILKAIENPREIDYNLVNAQQARRVLDRLVGYELSPVLWRKIKGGLSAGRVQSVSVRLIVEREREIQNFNAVASYSIVAEFVNEAGKTFKAKLPKNFNTKKEAEDFLNQNIGSQYKVADLETKPTKKSPTAPFTTSTLQQEAARKLYLPVGITMQLAQRLYEAGLITYMRTDSVNLSAEAMSAAEAEIIKSYGKEFSKPRTFANKSKGAQEAHEAIRPTDMSRHTVNIDRDQARLYDLIWKRTLASQMSDAQLERTNVKIEANNHSEIFTASGEVLLFEGFLKVYLEGHDDDEEEQEGMLPALKVNEKLVNNYITATERYSRPPARYTEASLVKKLEELGIGRPSTYAPTISTIINRNYVEKGTLEGQERNYTQLTLQANKVGEKLLKENTGSDKGKLVPTDIGTIVTDFLVKNFGNILDYNFTAKVEQDFDEIAEGNIDWAIMMQEFYNKFHPNVKEVEANAERESGERILGKDADGRQVSVRLGKFGPMAQIGEADDEDKKFASLMSDQNIGNITLEEALNLFLLPKNLGEYKGEEVEVSNGRYGPYVRHGSVFISLPKGEDPLSLSKERAQELIDEKAIADAPIAVYKGEGVQKGVGRFGPFIKWNGLFVNVSKKYNFDNLSQQDVEELIEDKLQKNIDKVLHNWEDEGILVEKARWGRSVITKGKIKIELSKDVDATKLTLEEVQEMIAKKTPAKKTPAKKATTTKKAPAKKAAAKKK; encoded by the coding sequence ATGGCAAAGAATTTAGTAATAGTGGAGTCACCTGCAAAGGCGAAAACGATAGAGAAATTTCTAGGAAGTGATTTTCAAGTAGAGTCAAGTTACGGACACATAGCGGACTTACCCTCAAAGGAAATAGGGGTAGATGTAGAAAATGGATTTAAACCTAAATACGAAGTTTCTCCAGACAAAAAAGCCTTAGTAAGTAAACTGAAAACACTATCTAAGAATGCCGAAATGGTTTGGCTAGCAAGCGATGAGGACCGCGAGGGAGAAGCTATTTCATGGCACTTGGCGGAAGAATTAAAACTAGATACTAAAAAAACAAAGCGAATTGTTTTTCACGAAATTACAAAATCAGCGATTCTTAAAGCAATCGAGAATCCAAGAGAAATAGATTATAATTTAGTAAACGCACAACAAGCGCGTCGTGTATTAGACCGTTTAGTAGGTTATGAATTATCTCCTGTTTTATGGAGAAAAATTAAAGGTGGACTTTCTGCCGGACGTGTTCAATCAGTTTCAGTTCGTCTAATTGTTGAGAGAGAACGCGAAATCCAAAACTTTAATGCAGTTGCGAGTTATTCTATCGTAGCAGAATTTGTGAATGAGGCAGGAAAAACTTTCAAAGCCAAATTACCTAAGAACTTCAATACTAAAAAAGAAGCCGAAGATTTTTTAAATCAAAACATCGGATCACAATATAAGGTAGCGGATTTAGAGACTAAACCTACCAAAAAATCACCAACAGCACCATTTACAACTTCGACCTTGCAACAAGAAGCAGCAAGAAAATTGTATTTGCCAGTTGGAATCACAATGCAGCTTGCACAGCGTTTGTACGAAGCCGGACTTATTACATATATGAGAACGGATAGTGTGAATCTTTCTGCTGAAGCAATGAGTGCTGCAGAAGCTGAAATCATAAAATCATACGGAAAAGAATTTTCTAAACCTCGTACTTTTGCTAACAAAAGCAAAGGAGCACAAGAGGCGCACGAAGCAATTCGTCCAACAGATATGTCTCGTCACACGGTAAATATCGATCGTGACCAAGCGCGTTTGTATGATTTGATCTGGAAAAGAACATTGGCATCTCAAATGAGTGATGCACAATTAGAAAGAACAAACGTAAAAATTGAAGCGAATAATCACAGTGAAATTTTTACAGCTTCTGGAGAAGTTTTACTTTTTGAAGGATTCCTAAAAGTTTATTTAGAAGGTCATGATGACGATGAAGAAGAACAAGAAGGAATGTTGCCTGCGCTAAAAGTAAATGAAAAGTTAGTTAACAATTATATTACAGCAACCGAAAGATATTCAAGACCTCCGGCAAGATATACTGAAGCTTCGTTGGTTAAGAAATTAGAAGAACTAGGAATTGGTCGTCCGTCTACATACGCTCCAACTATTTCGACTATCATCAACAGAAATTATGTTGAAAAAGGAACTCTTGAAGGTCAGGAACGTAATTATACCCAACTTACTTTGCAAGCTAATAAAGTAGGAGAGAAGTTGCTGAAAGAAAATACAGGTTCAGATAAAGGAAAGTTAGTTCCAACAGATATCGGTACAATCGTTACGGATTTCTTAGTGAAGAACTTCGGAAATATTCTGGATTATAATTTTACTGCAAAAGTAGAGCAGGATTTTGATGAGATTGCCGAAGGAAATATTGACTGGGCAATCATGATGCAGGAATTCTACAATAAATTTCATCCAAATGTAAAAGAGGTTGAAGCAAATGCAGAACGCGAAAGCGGAGAAAGAATCCTTGGAAAAGATGCTGACGGAAGACAAGTTTCTGTTCGTTTAGGGAAATTTGGACCAATGGCTCAAATTGGAGAAGCGGATGATGAAGATAAAAAGTTTGCTAGTTTAATGTCTGATCAAAATATCGGAAACATTACACTTGAAGAAGCTTTGAATTTATTTTTATTACCTAAAAACTTAGGAGAATATAAAGGAGAAGAAGTAGAAGTTAGTAATGGTCGTTATGGGCCTTATGTACGTCACGGAAGTGTATTTATTTCTTTGCCAAAAGGAGAAGATCCATTAAGTCTTTCTAAAGAAAGAGCTCAGGAATTAATTGACGAAAAAGCTATTGCTGATGCACCAATCGCTGTTTACAAAGGCGAAGGAGTTCAGAAAGGTGTGGGACGTTTTGGTCCGTTCATCAAATGGAATGGTCTTTTTGTTAACGTAAGTAAAAAATACAATTTTGATAATTTATCTCAACAAGATGTTGAAGAACTAATTGAAGATAAATTACAAAAAAATATTGATAAAGTACTTCACAATTGGGAAGACGAAGGAATTTTGGTTGAAAAAGCGCGTTGGGGACGCTCGGTTATTACAAAAGGTAAAATCAAAATTGAATTAAGTAAAGATGTTGATGCAACAAAATTGACATTGGAAGAAGTTCAGGAAATGATTGCCAAAAAAACACCGGCAAAGAAAACACCAGCAAAAAAAGCAACAACAACTAAAAAAGCTCCAGCTAAAAAAGCAGCTGCAAAAAAGAAATAA
- a CDS encoding formimidoylglutamase translates to MEFDFLEPVNDGVLKFISSLSSQELGSKIVLHTQDQFPDISRINIAIVGVLEDRRSSDMINEVNLTAIRKKIYSMFPGNWDASIADLGDILAGDSVEDTYFALKKVTSRLIKNKVIPIVLGGSQDLTYAMYRAYDDLEQMVNLVSVDNKFDFGKENETVSANSFLTKIIIDEPNNLFNYCNIGYQTYYNSQEEIDLIEKLFFDAYRLGEISNKIALAEPVFRDADLVSIDLNSVKSSASGNNVYFEPNGFNGKEICSLARYAGISDKVSSFGVFNHNSTAQESGIIAQIVWYFIEGYHYRSKEYPFGSRTNYLKYIVPLEEEELIFYKSDKTERWWIEIPYESNGHNKLKRNTLLPCSYDEYLSACNQELPERWWKAQRKNAL, encoded by the coding sequence ATGGAATTTGATTTTCTAGAACCAGTTAACGACGGAGTTTTAAAATTCATTAGTTCGTTGTCTTCACAAGAATTGGGAAGCAAAATAGTTTTGCATACCCAAGATCAATTTCCGGATATTAGCAGAATAAACATTGCTATTGTTGGTGTTTTAGAAGACCGTCGCAGCAGTGATATGATCAATGAAGTGAATCTTACGGCAATTCGTAAAAAGATTTACAGCATGTTTCCCGGTAATTGGGATGCTTCGATTGCAGATCTAGGAGATATACTTGCTGGAGACTCTGTAGAGGATACTTATTTTGCATTAAAAAAAGTAACTTCTAGATTAATTAAGAATAAAGTGATTCCTATAGTCCTAGGAGGTTCCCAGGATTTGACCTATGCAATGTATCGTGCTTATGACGATTTAGAGCAAATGGTAAACTTGGTTTCTGTAGATAATAAATTTGATTTTGGAAAAGAAAACGAAACTGTTTCGGCTAATTCTTTTTTGACTAAAATCATAATAGATGAGCCTAATAACCTTTTTAATTATTGTAATATAGGATATCAGACTTATTACAATTCGCAGGAAGAAATTGATTTGATTGAAAAATTGTTCTTTGATGCGTATCGTTTGGGTGAGATATCAAATAAGATAGCCTTGGCAGAACCTGTTTTTAGAGATGCTGATTTAGTTAGTATTGATTTGAATTCGGTAAAGTCTTCTGCTTCAGGTAATAATGTTTATTTTGAGCCAAATGGTTTTAATGGAAAAGAGATTTGTTCTCTAGCAAGATATGCCGGAATCAGTGATAAAGTTTCCTCTTTTGGAGTGTTTAATCATAATAGTACAGCACAGGAATCAGGTATAATTGCTCAGATTGTATGGTATTTTATAGAAGGATATCATTACCGATCAAAAGAGTATCCGTTTGGAAGCAGAACAAACTATTTAAAATATATTGTTCCGCTTGAAGAAGAAGAATTAATTTTTTATAAAAGTGATAAAACGGAACGTTGGTGGATAGAAATTCCTTACGAATCGAACGGTCACAATAAATTGAAAAGAAATACGTTATTACCGTGTTCCTACGACGAATATCTCTCGGCTTGCAACCAAGAATTGCCTGAGAGATGGTGGAAAGCACAAAGAAAAAATGCTTTATGA
- the gldK gene encoding gliding motility lipoprotein GldK, with amino-acid sequence MKKFIAFAAMLTLVIGCGKSGDKGELVGVTGGKWHPEKPYGMTLVPGGSFIMGKADADLANVEDAPTKTVTVRSFYMDETEITNSEYRQFVEWVKDSTMRVRLAILADETGQKASGDAKGKKGGSIADYAFNDSEPDKMTAYDKYMYDNYYSVGTKDDPYAGRKLNKKVKLIKDTKAYPDEYYTEVMDSMYLPIEESYNGLRTIDVNKLKFRYSWMDIQAAAKAKVGKRKDFVKTEQVSVYPDTTVWIKDFAYSYNEPMHNDYFWHKAYGDYPVVGVTWKQAKAFCAWRTLNKNSYIKSKKKGRDLVNAFRLPTEAEWEYAARGGLESATYPWGGPYTKSDRGCFLANFKPNRGDYAADEALYTVEAKSYEPNGYGLYNMAGNVSEWTDSAYNPNAYEYVSTMNPNVIDGNNQRKVVRGGSWKDVAYFLQVSTRDHEYADSARSYIGFRTVQDYMGTQTTGSGKKKK; translated from the coding sequence ATGAAGAAGTTTATTGCATTTGCAGCAATGTTAACACTGGTAATTGGCTGTGGTAAGTCAGGAGACAAAGGAGAATTGGTTGGTGTTACAGGAGGGAAATGGCATCCTGAAAAACCTTATGGAATGACTTTGGTTCCAGGTGGATCTTTTATAATGGGTAAGGCTGATGCTGATTTAGCTAATGTGGAGGATGCTCCGACTAAAACAGTAACTGTTCGTTCGTTTTATATGGATGAAACCGAAATTACAAATAGCGAATATCGCCAGTTTGTGGAGTGGGTAAAAGACTCTACAATGAGAGTTCGTTTAGCTATTTTGGCTGATGAAACTGGGCAAAAAGCTTCAGGTGACGCTAAAGGTAAAAAAGGCGGTAGTATCGCTGATTATGCATTTAATGATTCTGAGCCGGACAAAATGACGGCTTATGATAAATATATGTATGATAACTATTATAGTGTAGGAACAAAAGATGATCCTTATGCTGGTAGAAAATTGAACAAAAAAGTTAAGTTAATTAAAGATACTAAAGCTTATCCAGATGAGTATTATACTGAGGTAATGGACTCTATGTATTTGCCAATTGAAGAATCATATAATGGTTTAAGAACAATTGATGTAAATAAATTGAAATTCCGTTATTCTTGGATGGATATTCAGGCAGCTGCAAAAGCCAAAGTAGGAAAAAGAAAAGACTTCGTTAAAACAGAACAAGTTAGTGTTTATCCAGATACAACAGTTTGGATTAAAGATTTCGCTTACTCATATAATGAGCCAATGCATAATGATTATTTCTGGCACAAAGCTTACGGAGATTATCCTGTAGTTGGTGTGACTTGGAAACAAGCTAAAGCATTCTGCGCTTGGAGAACTTTAAATAAAAACAGCTATATCAAATCTAAGAAAAAAGGACGTGATTTAGTAAATGCTTTCAGATTACCAACTGAAGCAGAATGGGAATATGCTGCCAGAGGTGGTCTGGAATCAGCAACTTATCCTTGGGGAGGTCCTTACACTAAAAGTGACAGAGGTTGTTTCTTAGCAAACTTCAAACCAAACAGAGGAGATTATGCAGCTGATGAAGCTTTATATACTGTTGAAGCTAAATCTTATGAGCCAAACGGTTACGGATTGTACAACATGGCAGGAAACGTTTCAGAATGGACAGATTCAGCTTACAATCCAAATGCATACGAATACGTTTCTACAATGAACCCTAACGTGATTGATGGAAACAACCAAAGAAAAGTTGTTCGTGGAGGATCTTGGAAAGATGTTGCTTACTTCCTACAAGTAAGTACTCGTGATCACGAATATGCTGATTCTGCAAGAAGTTATATTGGTTTCAGAACTGTACAAGATTACATGGGAACTCAAACAACCGGAAGCGGAAAAAAGAAAAAGTAA